A window of the Roseburia sp. 831b genome harbors these coding sequences:
- a CDS encoding 3-deoxy-7-phosphoheptulonate synthase — MSFTYLNQLPSPEEIKKRYPLPANLAALKKERDKMISDVICGKDDRFLVIIGPCSADNEDSVCDYVSRLAPIQEEVGDKLILIPRVYTNKPRTTGEGYKGIASQPDPEKAPDMVEGLIAMRKMHIRAIAESNLTCADEMLYPENWGYVEDLLSYVAIGARSVEDQQHRLTVSGFDVASGMKNPTSGDFSVMLNSVYAAQHPHHFVYRGYEVETPGNPLTHVVLRGAVSKHGNTVQNYHYEDLIRLCDMYDKMDLVHPAAIIDANHSNSNKNFKEQIRIVKEVLHNRQVSEQIHTMVKGVMIESYIEEGSQKIGEHIYGKSITDPCLGWEDSKKLIYTIAEMQ, encoded by the coding sequence ATGAGTTTTACATATCTGAACCAATTACCATCACCGGAGGAAATCAAGAAACGTTATCCCCTGCCTGCAAATCTTGCAGCTTTAAAGAAGGAACGTGACAAAATGATATCTGACGTCATCTGTGGAAAAGATGACCGTTTTCTTGTCATCATTGGGCCATGTTCTGCGGATAATGAAGATTCCGTGTGCGATTACGTCAGCCGCCTGGCGCCTATTCAGGAAGAGGTAGGGGACAAGCTGATTTTAATTCCAAGAGTTTACACCAACAAGCCGCGTACCACCGGCGAGGGCTACAAGGGAATCGCTTCTCAGCCTGACCCTGAAAAAGCACCTGATATGGTAGAAGGTCTGATTGCAATGCGAAAAATGCATATCCGTGCCATTGCAGAGAGCAACCTGACCTGTGCAGACGAAATGCTCTATCCGGAAAACTGGGGTTATGTCGAAGACCTTCTCTCCTACGTTGCCATCGGTGCACGTTCTGTCGAAGACCAGCAGCATCGTCTGACGGTCAGCGGTTTTGATGTTGCATCCGGCATGAAGAATCCGACCAGCGGTGACTTCTCTGTCATGCTGAATTCTGTTTATGCCGCCCAGCATCCTCACCACTTTGTTTACCGTGGCTATGAGGTTGAAACACCCGGCAATCCACTTACACATGTAGTTTTAAGAGGTGCTGTCAGCAAGCATGGCAATACCGTACAAAACTACCATTACGAAGATTTAATCCGTCTTTGCGACATGTACGATAAAATGGATCTCGTCCACCCTGCCGCAATCATTGACGCAAACCATTCGAATTCGAACAAAAACTTCAAAGAACAGATTAGAATTGTAAAAGAAGTGCTTCACAACCGTCAGGTATCCGAACAGATTCACACCATGGTAAAAGGTGTCATGATTGAAAGTTACATTGAAGAAGGCTCCCAGAAAATCGGGGAACACATCTACGGAAAATCTATTACAGACCCATGTCTCGGCTGGGAAGATTCCAAGAAATTGATTTATACGATTGCAGAGATGCAGTAA
- the xerD gene encoding site-specific tyrosine recombinase XerD encodes MTHDIHNFIQYLHEEKNTSTNTEVSYERDLRKMGEYLLTKNVKQVDVVTASDLEAYLNHLGQEGRKASTISRCIASMKAFFSYLQESGRIKQNPAEGLKAPKIEKKEPAVLSVEEAALLLEQPSGDSPKELRDKAMLELLYATGIRVSELISLKIENVDLEQGCLVCVDAHKERMIPFSDVARDTLKRYLQEGRPAFVKNEESEWLFTNCSGQSMSRQGFWKLMKYYGKKAGIRSEITPHTLRHSFAVHLVHNGADLKAVQEMLGHSDISSTQIYAQMNQNKIREVYEKAHPRA; translated from the coding sequence ATGACACATGACATACACAATTTCATCCAATATCTTCATGAGGAAAAAAACACTTCGACAAATACGGAAGTTTCATACGAGCGTGATTTGAGAAAGATGGGAGAATATCTTTTGACAAAGAACGTGAAACAGGTGGATGTGGTCACTGCGTCAGATTTGGAAGCTTATCTGAACCATTTAGGACAAGAGGGACGAAAAGCCTCTACCATATCAAGATGCATTGCATCAATGAAAGCATTCTTTTCCTATTTGCAGGAGAGTGGCAGAATAAAACAGAACCCTGCAGAGGGTTTAAAGGCACCAAAAATCGAAAAGAAAGAACCGGCGGTACTTTCTGTCGAAGAGGCAGCATTATTGCTAGAACAGCCTTCTGGCGATTCGCCGAAGGAACTGCGTGATAAGGCAATGCTGGAATTGTTATATGCTACGGGAATCCGTGTTTCGGAACTCATTTCACTTAAAATAGAGAATGTGGATTTAGAACAGGGATGCCTGGTTTGTGTGGATGCACATAAGGAGCGGATGATTCCATTTAGCGATGTGGCGCGTGATACGTTAAAACGCTATTTACAGGAAGGTCGTCCTGCTTTCGTCAAGAATGAAGAGAGCGAGTGGCTGTTTACAAACTGCTCCGGTCAGTCGATGAGCAGACAGGGCTTCTGGAAACTTATGAAATATTATGGCAAGAAGGCGGGAATCCGTTCTGAGATTACACCACATACGTTGCGTCATTCTTTTGCAGTTCATTTGGTACATAACGGTGCAGATTTAAAGGCAGTACAGGAGATGTTAGGTCATTCTGATATTTCCTCCACACAGATTTATGCGCAGATGAACCAGAATAAGATAAGAGAAGTGTATGAGAAAGCTCATCCAAGAGCATAG